The Lampris incognitus isolate fLamInc1 chromosome 7, fLamInc1.hap2, whole genome shotgun sequence genome window below encodes:
- the LOC130115292 gene encoding homeodomain-interacting protein kinase 1-like, producing the protein MSSLELMRDVAFTFMELESGWDSLATVSIEMAISTAFCTSYYLLQSFLGEGCFGQVAQCLKLPTKETVAVKILKTKSKYAVEAEKELAMLKVVSSLDPDTHNIVRFHEGFFYRGLTCLVFEQLHMSLLDYMRQTHFRPLSLNEIRPITVQLATAFKALKSIGLIHTDLKLDNIMLVDQVNQPFRVKLIDFGLAVRSSEVQRGSILQPIGYRAPEVVLGLPISEAIDMWSLGCVMAAMFLGRNLYPSWKEFDMLPWEYFRDTGKSPRCPSRFRLGSLDVLLECRPEGADEHEEEDIRAFVDLLKRMLNLDAAKRITPSQALRHRFLSMTHLAMGYHHSS; encoded by the exons atgtcctccctggagTTGATGAGGGATGTGGCATTCACCTTCATGGAGCTGGAAAGCGGCTGGGACTCCCTTGCCACCGTCTCTATAGAGATGGCGATTTCCACCGCTTTCTG TACTTCCtactacctgctgcagagcttcctAGGAGAGGGCTGCTTTGGACAAGTGGCCCAGTGTCTCAAACTACCCACAAAAGAGACCGTGGCTGTTAAGATCCTAAAAACTAAGAGCAAGTATGCTGTGGAGGCTGAGAAGGAG CTGGCCATGCTGAAAGTAGTCAGCAGTCTTGATCCAGACACTCATAACATCGTCCGCTTCCATGAAGGCTTTTTCTATCGCGGACTCACGTGTCTGGTGTTTGAACAGCTACACATGAGTCTCCTCGACTACATGAGACAGACGCACTTTAGACCTCTGTCTCTGAATGAGATTCGTCCCATCACAGTACAG CTGGCCACCGCCTTCAAAGCTCTGAAGAGCATCGGGCTGATTCACACAGACCTGAAACTAGACAACATCATGCTGGTGGACCAAGTCAATCAGCCGTTCAGGGTGAAGCTGATTGATTTTGGTCTGGCTGTTCGCTCCTCTGAGGTTCAGCGTGGCAGCATCCTTCAGCCTATTGGTTACAG GGCACCAGAAGTTGTCTTGGGCCTCCCCATCTCAGAGGCAATAGACATGTGGTCCCTTGGCTGTGTAATGGCAGCGATGTTCTTGGGAAGAAACCTCTACCCTTCTTGGAAAGAATTTGACATG CTGCCATGGGAGTACTTCCGGGACACAGGGAAATCGCCCAGGTGCCCCAGCAGGTTTAGGTTGGGCTCCCTTGATGTCCTGTTGGAG TGCAGACCTGAGGGGGCAGACGAGCACGAGGAGGAAGACATCCGGGCATTTGTTGATCTGCTCAAGAGAATGCTCAACCTGGATGCTGCCAAGAGAATCACCCCCAGCCAAGCTCTGAGACATCGCTTCCTCAGCATGACCCACCTCGCTATGGGCTACCACCACAGCTCCTAG